The Pecten maximus chromosome 6, xPecMax1.1, whole genome shotgun sequence DNA window aacaaacaaagaaatgaTTAGATCAGTTATGTTTGCTGCCAGTCAGCTGGTTCTGTGAAAACTCCTTCTGGTGCTGACATTAACTGCCTCTCATATTAAATGTTACTGTTTCTGTCAGTACCACCTGTGTCTGGTACGCTGTAATCACTTATACTGCAatttatactgtacattgtaacaacttatactgtacattgtaacaatttgtactgtacattgtaGCAATTTGTACTGCACATTGTAACAatttatactgtacattgtaacaatttatactgtacattgtgtgtatactTTCATTATCCCAGAACAGCATGTTTCTTCCTGGGGAAAGGATGTAATATGCCcttattaatatttcattgaattttaattGGAAATACCCGGTAATTCAGACTTGTTTGGAATTACGATATGAATTTAGATGATAATTTCATGGTGTGAATGTTATTATCCTGATCCATTCTAAAGGGCTGAGAAATTGGAAACTAATTGTAATCAAAATAAGATACTCTGGTACATTATAAATCTTAAcgttttatagatatttgatattatttagcAGTATACAAAATGCCAGTCCACAACAGCATAGGGATATCTGTTATATAgaaggtccatgggcctcttgttttagaTACCTAATGAGTTCAACATCACAAGATCAAGATCACTATCATAAGACtggaaatgttaattttatcaTGGGCATATCAATACAGCTATCTACCATTTCCCAATTACTGTTTCACcttgtatactgtataccatacccCTTGggacaaaggtcaaggttaaattGTAAAACCCACTTTGTATTTATTCATGTCATACAATTTTTTATGATACATTCTGTCTTTGTTTCAGGCCCTCCACCAGACCGTTCCTTCCAGTTCCTTCACTCCAGATATAACACCTATCATACTTGCTGCACACAGAGACAATTACGAAATTATCAAACTGTTGCTGGACCGAGGCTATCGGATCCCCAAACCTCATGATGTGCGATGTATATGTAAAAATTGTTTACACGGCAGTAATGAGGATAGTCTTCGTCACTCGCGGTCACGCATCAATGCATACCGTGCTTTAGCAAGTCCATCCCTCATCGCACTGTCAAGTAAAGATCCAATACTTACGTCCTTTGAGTTAAGTCGTGAATTGAAAAGACTAAGTAAACTTGAAAATGAATTCAAACTGGATTATGAAAAGTTAGCTAAAAAGTGTAAGGAATTTGCAGTTGATTTATTAGAGCAAACACGAGGCTCAAAGGAACTTGAGATTATCTTAAACCATGACATTGGTAATCATGGAGTTACTCCCCCTGAACAGACAGAACCTCCCGCTGAGGAAAAAGTGAGGCTCTCAAGACTGAAGCTTGCGATAAAGTTCAACCAGAAAAAGGTAACCTACAGGAACGTCAGATGTTACCTCACAATGTCGTGTTACTATTGCCATTGAAAATATGTGGGGGAGGAATGAGGCTGGGGTAAAAATGGGTGAAAAAATCGTTAGGTGACGTCATGATTGTCAAGGAAAACTTTTCCATATTTATTTATGGTATTGATCAGTGTCAAGTTGAGTGAGTGAAGTTGTGTTTTAATGTAAAGTTAATTTTCTCTACTTTTGATTTTACAGTTTGTGGCTCACCCCAACTGTCAGCAGTTACTAGCCTCTATCTGGTATGAGGGTTTGCCTGGATTCCGTCGTCATAGCATCATCCGCCGTCTGCTTGTTACCTCGCTCATTGGAATTATGTTCCCCTTCCTGTCTGTATTTTACCTTATTGCACCAAAGAGCGGCCCGGGGAAACTGCTCCGTAAACcttttataaagtttatatgCCACAGTGCTTCGTACCTGACATTTCTAGGTTTGTATCATATCTGATCCTTCCTACAGTCGAATGATTCTGAAGCTGTGATGAGGATAGTCTTTGTTACTCGCGGTCTACCATCAATGCATACCATGCTTtaggattttaaaaaaaaaattggagtagaacatattacaaaaaaaagtgtATTTGGATAAAAtgaaacttttattttcaaaaaatagtGTCAACAATTCGAAATAATTCAATGAACAATGAATTGTTCTTTCCTGTCACCATATGGGTGGTGAGTGTCCTAATatcgtttttagctcacctgcccgaagggcaagtgagcttatgccgtggcgcggcgtccgtcgtccggccgtccgtccggcgtcaactttccattcaagcaacttcttctcaataaccaaaaggcctagagacctaatattgggcctgtagcatgctggggtgaagggctaccaagtttgttcaaatgaatgaccttgaccttcattcaaggtcacaggagtcaaaaaggctaaaatcttcaaacgacttcttctcaacaaccaacagtcccagggagtcgatattgggtctgtagcatgctggggtaaagggctaccaagtttgttcaaatgaatgaccttgactttcattcaaggtcacaggagtcaaaaaggctaaaaaaaaattagacgacttcttctaaatagccaaaagacccagggacttgatattgggtctgtagcatgctggggtgaagggctaccaagtttgttcaaatgaatgaccttgaccttcattcaaggtcacaggagtcaaaaaggctaaaatctttaaacgacttcttctcaataaccaagagtcccagggagttgatattgggtctgtagcatgctcgggtgaagggctaccaagtttgttcaaatgaatgaccttgactttcattccaggtcacaggggtcaaaaaggctaaaatctttaaacgacttcttctcaataaccaagagtcccagggagttgatattgggtctgtagcatgctggggtgaagggctaccaagtttgttcaaatgaatgaccttgaccgtcattcaaggtcacaggagtcaaaaaagctaaaatgtttaaacgacttcttctcaataaccaagagtcccagaggccaaatatttggcctgtagcatgctggagtgaagggctcccaagtttgttcaaatgaatgaccttgactttcattcaaggtcacaggagtcaaaaaggctaaaatctttaaacgacttcttctcaataaccaagagtctcagggagttgatattgggtctgtagcatgctgcggtaaagggctaccaattttgttcaaatgaatgaccttgaccttcattcaaggtcacaggggtcaaaaaggctaaaatctttaaacaacttcttctcaataaccaagagtcccagggagttgatattgggtctgtagcatgctggggtgaagggctaccaagtttgttcaaatgaatgaccttgactttcattcaaggtcacaggagtcaaaaaggctaaaatctttaaacgacttcttctcaataaccaagagtcccagagacctaatatttggcctgtagcatgctggggtgaagggctaccaagtttgttcaaatgaatgaccttgaccttcattcaaggtcacaggggtcaaaaaggctaaaatcttcaaacgacttcttctcaataaccaacagtcccagggagttgatattgggtctgtagcatgctgggatgaagggctacctagtttgttcaaatgaatggccttgaccttcattcaaggtcacaggggccaaaaaggctaaaatctttaaacgacttcttctcgataaccaacagtcccagagacctaatatttggcctgtagcatgctggggtaaagagctaccaagtttgttcaaatgaatgaccttgactttcattcaaggtcacaggagtcaaaaaggctaaaatctttaaacgacttcttctcaataaccaagagtcccagagacctaatatttggcctgtagcatgctggggtgaagggctaccaagtttgttcaaatgaatgaccttgactttcattcaaggtcacaggagtcaaaaaggctaaaatctttaaacgacttcttctcaataaccaagagtcccagagagttgatattgggtctgtagcatgctggggtgaagggctaccaagtttgttcaaatgaatgaccttgaccttcattcaaggtcacgtcgatcaagtatgcttaaatctttaaatgacttttagtgaaaagccaaagtgcagagagacattatattggtcctgtagcatgctttcaaataactgcaggatccatatatgaaaagatcactgcattgcaggtgagcgatttgggcccattgggcccttgtttttttttcaatcatgACTGAtatctgaccttgaccttcctttgatatttttcaagtGTTACTTATACTGGTGTCCCAGCGGGTGGAGATCCCTTTTCCCTGGTCATCCAAAGTGGAGTCTGTGCCTGACATTGACAAGATCAGCCAGGAGGTACGAGGTGCACCTGCCACTAATGTTGAGTGGATGATCCTCGCCTATGTTGCAGGTAGGAGAACAAAACCCTTGTAGATATAGGACAAAACTGTAAGCACACAATCAGAACTTATCTGTGTGCTTCACATAACTCCTCAGATAGGTGGATGAATAtgaaaagaaatcaaacattttatatgcCAGAAAACATTTAGTTTCAAATGGTGCAGTTGTTTGCAAAtcatgaaaaatacaaaaagattGACGGAAAGATGTTTCGAATATTTGagttttacacatgacagaagCAATACCCTGTAAGTATTACCACTGACTATAGAAAAAGTAGTGGTGTTTTGGAAAATAGTTCCCTAGTTACAAAATGATATCTTCCTCATCACGCCTGAGGTGATGTGGCACCAGTATCACTGGACACTCTGGGTCAACTGAACACTTGTAATAGTAGAAAAATGCTGTGACTCTGGGTTACTGAGGAAGATACATTAGACCCCTCTCTGTGATATGTAGTACTAATACGCAGCCTATTGATATTGACAGGTCTAGTGTGGGCAGAGGTGAAGCAGTTATGGGACGAAGGGGCCCATGAATACGTCCATGATATGTGGAACATTCTAGACTTTGTCACCAATTCTCTGTATATTGCTACATTGACCCTGCGAGTGATAGCTTACCTACAGGTAAAGTAgtgtcatacattgtatgtgtacagtCATTATATAGTTTACCTACAGGTAAAGTAgtgtcatacattgtatgtatacagtcattatatacaatgtagtttaccTACAGGTAAAGTGGTGTCATACAAAGTATTATACAGTCATTATACAGCTTACCTACAGGTAAAGTAgtgtcatacattgtatgtatacagtCATTATATAGTTTACCTACAGGTAAAGTGGTGTCATACAAAGTATTATACAGTCATTTTATAGTTTACACCTACGTTATTAGTGGAATGTAAAGGTCAAGTCAACGAGGTCAGCTAGATCAAAGTGTTTTTATTCAATTATTGATCATTAGTGTAAAAATACAGTATTTCAtctaattatttcaaattttcactTAATAGTTTCCAACATATTTATGAACCTAGGATTTAACAAGGTCACATTTAGTTTAAAATATGAGTTTGATGAGATAAGAAGAAAGATTGgtatcaaaacatttatatgttcATATTAAATATCCACTTCTTCACCTGATCCAAATTCTAATGGCAATTTCTAATCTTCAGGTCCAACAAGAAAAATTGGAGGGCAAAGAATCAGCGAATCTCCAGCGTAAAGACTGGAATGCATACGATCCCAACCTGATTGCAGAGGCCTTGTTTGCAGCAGCCAATATATTTAGTTCTTTAAAACTGATTTACATGTTTACAGTGAACCCCCACCTGGGGCCCCTTCAGATCTCCCTTGGTCGGATGATCGTGGACATCATGAAATTTGCTATAGTGTACATGATGGTGCTTTTCTCATTCTCCTGTGGTCTTAACCACCTCTACTGGTACTATGCAACGCTCCGGGAGAAGGAATGCAAGCTTAACAACATAAAGTCGTCATGTGACAGACGCTACAAAAGCTTTGCAAAGTAAGTAACCGCTATGCTTGGGCCTGCTAATTAAAAGTAGTTTTAGTTTGTTTGTTACCATTAAGATCCAAGATATCTactttatttcttttgtttgaGATTCTCTGTTGAGTTACAATTTGAGATTCTCTATTGAGTTACAGTTTGAGATCCTCCAGATTCTCTTTTGAGTTATGTTTGAGATCCTCCAGATTCTCTGTTGAGTTACAGTTTGAGATCCTCTAGACTCTCTATTGAGTTATGTTTGAGATCCTCCAGATTCTATTGAGTTACAGTTTGAGATCCTCCAGACTCTATTGAGTTACAGTTTGAGATCCTCCAGATTCTCTATTGAGTTATGTTTGAGATCCTCCAGAATCTATTGAGTTACAGTTTGAGATCATCCAGACTCTGTTGAGTTACAGTTTGAGATCCTCCAGACTCGATTGAGTTACAGTTTGAGATCCTCCAGACTCTATTGAGTTACAGTTTGAGATCCTCCAGACTCTGTTGAGTTACAGTTTGAGATCCTCCAGACTCTATTGAGTTACAGTTTGAGATCCTCCAGACTCTATTGAGTTACAGTTTGAGATCCTCCAGACTCTATTGAGTTACAGTTTGAGATCCTCAAGATTCTCTTTTGTGTTACAGTTTGTTTGAGATCATCCAGAGTCTGTACTGGTCAATATATGGACTTGTTGATTTGGAGCATGCCGAGCTGGAGGAGCCACATGAGTTCACAGAGTTCATCGGGAAGCTGATGTTTGGTAGTTACAGCTGGATAGCTCTAGTTGTCCTCCTTAATCTCCTCATTGCTATGATGAGCAACTCATACcaaaatatatcagtaagtcCCTACTTTCCTTTACATACATCTCTGTTTATCTTTATGCATTTCAATGTGTCTCTGCATACATATTTCCCTTTATTTACAtacttatctccctttacttacatacttatctccctttacttacataattatctccctttacttaCATACTTTAATCCCTTTACTTACAtacttatctccctttacttaCAAACCTATCTTTCTTTACTTACAtacttatctccctttacttaCAAACCTATCTTCCTTTACTTACATACTTACCTCCCTTTACTTACAAACCTATCTTCCTTTACTTACATACTTATCTCCCTGTCCTTACAAACTTATTTCCCTTTACTTACATACATATCTCCCTTTACTTACATACATATCTCCCTTTACTTACATACATATCTCCCTTTACTTACAaacttatctccctttacttacatacatatctccctttacttacatacatatctccctttacttacatacttatctccctttacataCATACTTATCGCCCTTTACTTACATACTTATGTCCCTTTACTTACAtacttatctccctttacttaCATACCTATCTCCCTTTACTTACATACCTATCTCCCTTTACTTACATACATATCTCCCTTTACTTACATACATATCTCCCTTTACTTACATACATATCTCCCTTTACTTACATACCTATCTCCCTTTACTTACAtacttatctccctttacttaCATACTTTTCTCCCTCTTCTTACATACTTTTCTCCATTTACTTACTTCTTTCCATTTATCTACATTGCTTAACTAAACATATCTCCCGTTATCGACATGATAATCTCCCTTTACTTACATACTTATCTCCTTTcatctgtatatttatatcacattCTCTTTACCTACAaaaaagtatatacatatttcctttaaaattgTAAACTTCAAAAACTAGGTAATTtctatctatttatatatacctgtacaagcttatattaaaaaaaatattagttcTTGTGCATTGAAATTCTATAGGCCCAAGACAAAGTAaatacacattatttttttaaggaACTTGAGCACCCCTGAGATCAGATGATGGTATTTTCCCCTGTATGTACATAGATAgacaaatattaaaaatgacAACAAAATGTTCCATTGTTATGCTTAATTGCCATGATTGCTTATTTCCAAGTGATCAATACAGACCCTCTGGACCTCTTCTAGATTACTGGCTTCAATATCAACAATTTTATATTGGTACAACATACCTATTTTACCTTAGTTATCACATATTGTCATTCATCTACTGTActatattgcagaatataattgtcttgtatattgtgtttttcGAGTAGAGTCAGGCGGATGAAGAGTGGAAATTTGCACGGTCTAAGCTGTGGATCAGCTATTTTGAAGACAGTGGAACATTACCTCCACCATTTAACATAATCCCTTCCCCAAAAACTTTCTACTACCTACTCCTGTGGTTTAAGTCTAAACTATGTGCCTGTTCCAAACACCAGAAGAGGAGTCGCTGGCAAAGTATACGTGTGAGTAATCTTCAGATCAGCTAGTGTTTAACTGATGTTAAAGATAATAAACATATGATAAAATAGCCAGTGGTTTAATGATACCATCGTGATGTAGGGATTAGGTACATGCATACTTGACAAGCTTCCATATTTACATCAGAGGGAAACCATGtgtaaaattagaaaaaaaagtacTTTCAAAGACTTGACAAAATGTGCTGTTTGCAAATAAGCTGATTTTGAGTGATATAGGACGAGTCTGTCCAGattattattatgataataatattgataataaattcAGTAAATTTAATTAAACGACTGAATTTGCTAGAATTAGcataaaattacattaaattaatgtgtatactttgtatatttttgttctaGAAAATTGTTAAGAAGATAAATGAGAGAGAAATTCGATATCAGGTGAGTTGATAATGgagcaagggaggtaactcttgtaGAACACTACCAGCACCTGCCACATGTAAGACAGCTAGGTTCAGggattatttttaatataaaaacaccaaaattaCTTACTGCTGGATTAACGAGGCTAAGATTTACTGCTGGATAAACGAGGCTAAGATTTAATTGATGCTGGATTAACGAGGCTAGAGATAAGGCCGCAGTTTCAACAGTATCTAGATTACAGTAGCTTCCCTTGTCTACACATCAGTGATGAAGCTGTTTCTTATGAACTGAAATACTAACAGCTACTTGTTACTCAAGTAATTATTTTATGACAATGTGTTCCACTTTGCTACATCCCTGATAAAGACTATTTTTGAATGATTGAAAGCAAGAATATGTTCTTGTATAATTCTTAAAATACCAAAAGTTACTTCCTGTAAATAACTACCATCCAACAGTTTGaactttaattaattttatcttttatattAAAGCGAATAAGTAATTAATTACATCCAGAAGACATGCTATCATGCTCTGCCTCTTTATTGTGTATATTACCTACTGTTTTATAACCAATcattacatacatttttttttcttttgttggctttaatgagatatatttcaatagagAGGGTGccattttaattaaaatcagtgtatacactgtcagtgatgttgtaactttttatgtcattttgaaGAAACCTGAGTTACCAGATATGTTAAAACGATGAACAGCTATCATctcttgtatattttgtttcaggCTGTGATGAGAGACCTTATAAAGCGTTACATCATGCAAAAACAGCGTGGTCCTGAGAGAGGGAGAAGGCGTCACAGAGGATGATGTCAGTGAGATTAAACAAGACATTTCTTCATTTCGTTATGAGCTTCTAGAAATTCTACGCAGCAACGGAATGAAAACTCCCAATCCCAACCAGCCAAAGCCTACGAGTAAGAAACTGCGATACTGGAAACAGCTTGTCGGCAGTTTATCCGATAGCTTCGACTCACAGAATTTAACACCAGACTGAGCATGTGCAATCCCTTTGGCTGCACAGCTTTTGAATTGGGTCTCCTTTGGCACTCCCTAACTGTTGTGTTGAGGGTTTTGGGGTTGTAGATGTTGTCTGTGCTATTTCTGATAAATCCTTTTCCCCCTTTGAATAACGTTTGGCAGAGTAGTTGTTATTAGTCtcattatttacattatattcttaatctatttaatttattttgtggttttatttaaaagatttttagcatattttattttttttctaatgtgtGTTTTTGAGTTTCGATTTATCtgaattaatttaatttgaaagcTTTTTGAAAAGTGCATTTGTTGTAGGACTGGATATGTGTTAGAGGCGTGGTTTTGTAGGCCTTTTTAGATGACTCTGCACTACCTTCATTTCCTCTGTTAAATCACCTTACATGTTGTTTATGCATTGAAGATGAGAAGTGTGCTGGTTGTACAGATATTACGGGTCTAACATAGAGAACATAAGATTCTGTTTGTCATAATATCATTGACTAAAATATAATGATGTCATTTTGTAGACTTAAAATAGATTTTggttaatgttgatattttagaTAAGTAGTGATTCCAAATTTGTATGTTGTGATGGATCTATTTACATGCTGGCAAAGCTGTGTGACTGTGTAGTAACAGAAATTATTCACTAGGTGGCACTGTCATAGGTCGATGATGCAGTGCAGTTGGTAATTAACTGGAAAACCCCACTAGATGACACTGCAAAATGACAGTACTGATAGCGTTGATAACAGAAACAACCAGGTCAATGCTAATAGTGCAGTTGGTAACAGGAAACCCCACTAGATGGCACTGCGGTAACAGGAAACAAGTCAGCACTGTAATTTTGGACTATATGGCTATTTCTTGCCAGGAGATTTCACTTGTATAGGTGACACTGC harbors:
- the LOC117329481 gene encoding LOW QUALITY PROTEIN: transient receptor potential-gamma protein-like (The sequence of the model RefSeq protein was modified relative to this genomic sequence to represent the inferred CDS: deleted 1 base in 1 codon) → MKMRRQDTNSSSASKGSTTSQSGSYVDGDQDMDKVYRRYRETLMNSSRLVDEGGTDMDGDCLGMGVIRKEVDLTNDEKQYLLAVERGDIPSTRQYLSVGVQTGLNINCVDPLGRTALLVAIENENIEMIELLLSYHVDLGDSLLHAINEENVEAVELLLNHEYALKGEEALHQTVPSSSFTPDITPIILAAHRDNYEIIKLLLDRGYRIPKPHDVRCICKNCLHGSNEDSLRHSRSRINAYRALASPSLIALSSKDPILTSFELSRELKRLSKLENEFKLDYEKLAKKCKEFAVDLLEQTRGSKELEIILNHDIGNHGVTPPEQTEPPAEEKVRLSRLKLAIKFNQKKFVAHPNCQQLLASIWYEGLPGFRRHSIIRRLLVTSLIGIMFPFLSVFYLIAPKSGPGKLLRKPFIKFICHSASYLTFLVLLILVSQRVEIPFPWSSKVESVPDIDKISQEVRGAPATNVEWMILAYVAGLVWAEVKQLWDEGAHEYVHDMWNILDFVTNSLYIATLTLRVIAYLQVQQEKLEGKESANLQRKDWNAYDPNLIAEALFAAANIFSSLKLIYMFTVNPHLGPLQISLGRMIVDIMKFAIVYMMVLFSFSCGLNHLYWYYATLREKECKLNNIKSSCDRRYKSFANLFEIIQSLYWSIYGLVDLEHAELEEPHEFTEFIGKLMFGSYSWIALVVLLNLLIAMMSNSYQNISSQADEEWKFARSKLWISYFEDSGTLPPPFNIIPSPKTFYYLLLWFKSKLCACSKHQKRSRWQSIRKIVKKINEREIRYQAVMRDLIKRYIMQKQRGPERGEGVTEDDVSEIKQDISSFRYELLEILRSNGMKTPNPNQPKPTNRRRLSSRKRTQMLNRSFGKGMSGGFPSNGCLDLGSKPTTPTFGNGSTIPDTIVEESVGDTTSSLGEGLLGVGSISPSPSTSNLIDFSPESSGQSGSVLQRKQKASLHLQALRTDEGLGESIDLNSEHSNYSPKMTDKFEADTQRPSKHERNPGSYLDPDFAMLSNYSPGEGHTDRSGKRVTFL